In Bacillus cereus ATCC 14579, a single window of DNA contains:
- the glsA gene encoding glutaminase GlsA — translation MIKDSSVQVEGQEKVCLDQWVAHYRAYAAKGRSASYIPALGEINVSQLGICIVKPDGTMIKSGDWEIPFTLQSISKVIGFIAACLSRGISYVLERVDVEPTGDAFNSIIRLEIHKPGKPFNPMINAGAITIASLLPGTSVQEKLESLYVLIEKMIEKRPAINEIVFQSEWETAHRNRALAYYLKENGFLESDVEETLEVYLKQCSIEINTEDIALIGLILAHDGYHPIRKEQVLPKEVARLTKALMLTCGMYNASGKFAAFIGLPAKSGVSGGIMTLVPSKSRKDLSFQDGCGIGIYGPAIDEYGNSLPGIMLLEHIAKEWDLSIF, via the coding sequence ATGATAAAGGATTCTAGCGTTCAAGTTGAGGGTCAAGAAAAAGTTTGCTTAGATCAATGGGTAGCTCATTATCGAGCGTATGCAGCTAAGGGACGAAGCGCCAGTTATATTCCCGCTCTGGGGGAAATAAATGTATCGCAGTTAGGTATTTGTATAGTAAAGCCAGATGGAACAATGATAAAATCAGGAGATTGGGAGATACCTTTCACATTACAAAGTATATCAAAAGTAATCGGTTTTATAGCCGCTTGTTTAAGTCGCGGTATTTCTTATGTATTAGAACGAGTTGACGTAGAGCCAACTGGAGATGCCTTTAATTCAATTATTCGTTTAGAGATACATAAACCAGGAAAACCTTTTAATCCTATGATCAATGCTGGAGCAATTACGATAGCTTCACTTTTGCCAGGGACATCGGTGCAAGAAAAATTAGAATCTCTATACGTATTAATTGAAAAAATGATAGAGAAGCGTCCCGCTATTAATGAAATAGTATTTCAATCAGAATGGGAAACGGCTCATCGTAATAGAGCATTAGCATACTATTTAAAGGAGAATGGTTTTCTAGAATCAGATGTGGAGGAGACACTAGAGGTTTACCTAAAACAATGTTCGATTGAAATAAATACAGAAGATATTGCCTTAATAGGGCTTATACTAGCACATGATGGATATCATCCTATTCGCAAAGAACAAGTGCTCCCTAAAGAAGTAGCTAGGTTAACAAAAGCTTTAATGCTTACTTGTGGAATGTACAATGCTTCCGGAAAATTTGCTGCTTTCATTGGATTACCAGCTAAGAGTGGGGTATCGGGCGGAATTATGACACTTGTTCCCTCAAAATCTAGGAAGGATTTATCGTTTCAAGATGGATGTGGTATTGGTATTTACGGACCAGCCATTGATGAGTATGGGAATAGTTTACCAGGAATTATGTTGTTAGAACATATTGCAAAAGAATGGGATTTAAGTATATTTTAA
- a CDS encoding alanine/glycine:cation symporter family protein, with translation MERFFVDLVGSTNDFLWSKLLIIMLVICGIYFTFKLNFVQFRMLKEMVRVLMEGKSGAKDQVSPFQAFCIGMAARVGTGNITGIAIAIALGGPGAVFWMWIISIISSASSFVESTLAQIYKVKDKTGFRGGPSYYMEKGLNKRWMGVLFSILITITFGLVFNSVQSNTVTIAFQNSFGTDRLTVGIIMAIAFAAIIFGGVQRIAKMAEYKVVFLAVLYIGVALFVVVTNISKMPEVLSLIVQNAFGFKQIAGGSIGAALMNGVKRGLFSNEAGMGSAPNVAATATTSHPVKQGLIQAFGVLTDTLIICTSTAFIILLSDAYKQPGLNGIALTQAALSEHIGPWASGCLAIFVFLFGFGALIGNYYYGETNIRFLHTSKVWLMIYRISVLAMIVFGSVAKIQIVWDLADLFMGFMVIINLIAITLLSKVAFAALQDYINQKKAGKDPIFYKENIKGLENIECWDSYEKTSKKKSV, from the coding sequence ATGGAAAGGTTTTTTGTAGATTTAGTCGGATCAACAAATGATTTTTTATGGTCTAAATTGTTAATTATTATGCTTGTTATTTGCGGAATTTATTTTACATTTAAATTGAATTTTGTACAGTTTCGAATGTTAAAAGAGATGGTCCGTGTATTAATGGAGGGAAAAAGCGGTGCTAAAGATCAAGTCTCTCCTTTTCAAGCGTTTTGTATTGGTATGGCAGCCCGCGTTGGAACAGGGAATATTACAGGAATTGCGATTGCAATTGCATTAGGTGGTCCTGGAGCTGTATTTTGGATGTGGATTATTTCTATTATCAGCTCGGCATCTAGTTTTGTCGAAAGCACATTAGCACAGATATATAAAGTAAAAGATAAAACTGGTTTCCGCGGTGGTCCATCCTATTATATGGAAAAAGGGTTGAATAAACGTTGGATGGGAGTATTATTCTCTATTTTAATCACAATTACTTTTGGACTTGTATTCAATTCAGTACAATCAAATACAGTTACAATTGCTTTTCAAAACTCATTTGGTACAGATCGTCTAACAGTTGGGATAATCATGGCCATTGCTTTCGCTGCGATTATTTTTGGTGGTGTACAACGTATTGCAAAAATGGCTGAATACAAGGTAGTATTTTTAGCGGTATTATACATTGGAGTTGCATTATTTGTTGTAGTTACCAACATATCAAAAATGCCGGAAGTTCTTTCTCTTATTGTTCAAAACGCATTTGGTTTTAAACAAATAGCAGGCGGTTCAATTGGTGCAGCACTTATGAATGGAGTTAAACGTGGTTTATTTTCAAATGAAGCTGGTATGGGAAGTGCACCAAACGTTGCCGCAACAGCAACAACAAGTCATCCGGTGAAACAAGGACTGATTCAAGCATTTGGTGTATTAACGGATACACTGATCATTTGTACTAGCACTGCCTTTATTATTTTGCTGTCTGATGCATATAAACAACCGGGATTAAATGGTATTGCACTTACACAAGCAGCATTAAGTGAACACATAGGTCCTTGGGCATCGGGTTGTCTTGCTATCTTTGTTTTTTTATTTGGATTTGGTGCGTTAATTGGCAACTATTATTATGGTGAAACAAATATTCGCTTCTTACATACAAGTAAAGTGTGGTTAATGATATACAGAATAAGTGTGTTGGCTATGATTGTATTTGGTTCTGTTGCAAAGATTCAAATTGTATGGGATTTAGCGGACTTATTTATGGGCTTTATGGTTATTATTAATTTAATTGCTATTACCTTACTTTCAAAAGTAGCATTTGCGGCGTTACAAGATTATATAAACCAGAAAAAAGCTGGTAAAGATCCTATTTTTTATAAAGAAAACATTAAAGGGCTTGAAAATATTGAATGTTGGGATAGTTATGAGAAAACTTCAAAAAAGAAAAGTGTGTAA
- a CDS encoding anion transporter, whose protein sequence is MKEIVFVQNKKRLLMKFGFLKKDLVLTISLILAIVSCLIHSPKIEYINFEVLISLFNLMVAIKALEQLKILDKLAVAILNKCNNSRSISIILILLCFICSMFVTNDVALLTFVPITLVISKKTQMNMMDTIILQTIAANIGSSLMPMGNPQNLYLYSYYGIKLIPFLGSILLLAVLGISLLFICTQKLQKTDLKIELPVITVKNRKKATVWILILLTIIASIFGVINYYIALIVTLVAAFTLDRNLLFKIDYFLLITFVCFFIFIGNISHSDALETFARANLRGDTSVFFSSIFLSQLISNFPTSILLSNFTSDWKALLLGVNIGGLGTIIASLASVISYKLFIQANVKESKAYLIKFSIYNFSFLIILTCIQYFMFKFLKIF, encoded by the coding sequence GTGAAAGAAATAGTATTCGTTCAAAATAAAAAAAGACTCCTTATGAAATTCGGATTTTTAAAAAAAGATTTAGTACTTACCATTTCACTAATACTAGCAATTGTAAGCTGCTTAATACATTCGCCAAAGATCGAATATATTAACTTTGAAGTGTTAATTAGCTTATTTAATCTAATGGTGGCCATTAAGGCCTTGGAACAGCTAAAGATATTAGACAAACTTGCCGTTGCCATTTTAAATAAATGCAATAACAGCAGGTCAATATCTATTATTCTAATTTTGTTATGCTTTATTTGCTCCATGTTTGTAACAAATGATGTCGCTCTCCTCACTTTTGTACCAATAACACTTGTCATTAGTAAAAAAACACAAATGAACATGATGGATACAATCATCCTGCAAACAATTGCGGCAAACATCGGTAGTAGCTTGATGCCTATGGGAAACCCACAAAATTTATACTTATACTCTTACTATGGAATTAAGCTCATCCCATTTTTAGGTTCAATCCTGCTTTTAGCTGTACTTGGAATTAGTTTGTTATTTATATGTACTCAAAAACTTCAAAAAACAGATTTAAAAATAGAACTACCTGTTATTACCGTGAAAAATCGAAAAAAAGCTACCGTCTGGATTTTAATACTTCTCACTATCATTGCATCTATTTTTGGTGTCATTAATTATTACATTGCGCTAATAGTTACATTAGTGGCAGCATTTACATTAGATAGAAACTTACTATTTAAGATCGATTACTTTCTTCTAATAACCTTTGTCTGTTTTTTTATTTTCATCGGAAACATTTCACATTCGGATGCACTGGAGACATTTGCTCGCGCTAATTTAAGAGGAGATACTTCAGTCTTCTTTAGTTCCATATTTTTGAGTCAATTGATTAGCAATTTTCCTACTTCAATTCTTCTATCAAACTTTACTTCTGATTGGAAAGCTTTATTACTAGGAGTAAATATTGGAGGGCTTGGAACAATTATCGCATCTTTAGCCAGTGTAATCTCCTATAAACTATTCATTCAGGCCAATGTTAAAGAGAGTAAGGCGTATTTAATTAAATTTAGCATTTACAACTTTTCATTTTTAATCATACTTACATGTATACAATACTTTATGTTTAAATTTCTAAAAATTTTTTAA
- a CDS encoding cytochrome P450, with amino-acid sequence MIGATNCDSNVFERPDKFNVYRPDIDIKKAFSGTARHLAFGLSIYNCVGVAFAKLKIEIDSTIKDNISRKKLRDIKDFVKKTSKMN; translated from the coding sequence ATGATTGGTGCAACAAATTGTGACTCTAACGTATTTGAAAGGCCTGATAAATTCAACGTTTATCGTCCTGACATTGATATTAAAAAGGCATTTAGTGGTACTGCAAGACATCTTGCTTTTGGATTAAGTATCTATAATTGTGTAGGAGTAGCATTTGCAAAATTAAAAATTGAAATAGATTCAACCATTAAAGATAATATTAGCAGGAAAAAATTGAGGGACATTAAGGATTTTGTGAAGAAGACTTCAAAAATGAACTGA
- a CDS encoding serine hydrolase domain-containing protein produces MKTRSKITCASLALLIGGSSLLYITPTSVVKAEPTQNVSSSLQTSTQSDRTSVKKAMRDELQLGYPGILAKISKGGKTWSYTAGVADLKTKKPMKADFRFRIGSVTKTFIATVLLQLSGENRLNLDDSIEKWLPGVIQGNGYDGNQITIRQILNHTSGIADYVNSKDFDIMDTKKSYTAEEFVKMGISLPPDFAPGKGWSYSNTGYVLLGILIEKVTGNSYAEEVENRIIEPLDLSNTFLPGNSSVIPGTKHARGYLQINGASELKDVTYINPGSSDGDMISTADDLNKFFSCLLGGKLLKEQQLKQMLTTVPTNREGTGYGLGILEIKLPNGVSVWGHRGAVPGFSTFAGGTLGGKHTLAINSNSLNLNNPEVFKNILLAEFRK; encoded by the coding sequence ATGAAAACACGCAGTAAAATTACATGTGCAAGTCTAGCACTTTTAATAGGTGGAAGTTCCCTGTTATACATAACACCAACATCAGTTGTAAAAGCAGAACCTACGCAAAATGTATCTAGTTCGTTACAAACAAGTACGCAAAGCGATCGTACTTCCGTTAAGAAAGCAATGCGAGATGAACTGCAACTTGGATACCCGGGAATACTCGCTAAAATTTCTAAGGGGGGTAAAACTTGGAGTTATACAGCTGGGGTAGCGGATCTGAAAACTAAGAAACCAATGAAAGCAGATTTCCGCTTTCGCATTGGCAGTGTGACGAAAACGTTCATTGCAACAGTTCTACTTCAATTATCTGGAGAGAACCGTTTGAATCTAGACGACTCCATTGAAAAATGGTTACCTGGCGTTATTCAAGGAAACGGATATGATGGTAACCAGATTACGATCCGTCAAATATTGAATCATACAAGTGGTATTGCTGACTATGTAAATTCAAAAGACTTTGATATTATGGATACAAAAAAATCGTATACGGCTGAAGAATTCGTAAAGATGGGGATTTCACTTCCCCCGGACTTTGCCCCAGGAAAGGGTTGGTCTTATTCAAACACAGGATACGTATTACTGGGGATCCTTATTGAAAAAGTAACCGGCAACAGTTATGCCGAAGAGGTTGAAAACCGAATTATTGAACCGCTTGATTTGTCAAATACATTCCTACCTGGCAATTCAAGCGTGATTCCAGGCACCAAGCATGCCCGTGGCTACTTGCAAATAAACGGAGCGAGTGAGCTAAAAGATGTTACTTATATTAACCCAGGTAGCTCGGATGGAGATATGATTTCTACTGCTGACGACTTAAACAAATTCTTCTCTTGCTTACTAGGTGGCAAATTACTGAAGGAACAGCAGTTAAAACAAATGCTTACTACAGTTCCTACAAATAGAGAGGGAACCGGATATGGTCTTGGAATACTTGAAATTAAGCTTCCGAACGGTGTCTCGGTATGGGGACACAGGGGTGCCGTTCCAGGGTTTTCCACTTTTGCTGGTGGAACACTTGGAGGTAAACATACACTCGCTATCAATTCGAACAGTTTAAACCTTAATAACCCGGAAGTTTTTAAGAACATTTTACTTGCTGAATTTAGAAAGTAG
- a CDS encoding erythromycin esterase family protein, which translates to MKKKIIIAIVASAITMTHFVGNTYADSKTEVSVTAPYNTNQIAKWLEAHAKPLKTTNPTASLNDLKPLKNMVGSASIVGLGEATHGAHEVFTMKHRIVKYLVSEKGFTNLVLEEGWDRALELDRYVLTGKGNPSQHLTPVFKTKEMLDLLDWIRQYNANPKHKSKVRVIGMDIQSVNENVYNNIIEYIKANNSKLLPRVEEKIKGLIPVTKDMNTFESLTKEEKEKYVLDAKQISALLEENKSYLNGKSKEFAWIKQNARIIEQFTTMLATPPDKPADFYLKHDIAMYENAKWTEEHLGKTIVWGHNGHVSKTNMLSFIYPKVAGQHLAEYYGKRYVSIGTSVYEGQYNVKNSDGEFGPYGTLKSDDPNSYNYIFGQVKKDQFFIDLRKANGVTKTWLNEQHPIFAGITTEGPDIPKTVDISLGKAFDILVQIQKVSPSQVHQ; encoded by the coding sequence ATGAAAAAGAAAATAATTATTGCAATTGTTGCTTCTGCTATAACAATGACTCATTTTGTAGGAAATACTTATGCAGATTCGAAAACAGAGGTTTCTGTTACAGCTCCCTACAATACAAATCAAATAGCGAAATGGTTAGAAGCACATGCAAAGCCTTTAAAAACAACTAATCCAACTGCATCTCTTAATGATTTGAAACCACTTAAGAATATGGTAGGTTCAGCTTCAATTGTAGGTTTAGGTGAAGCTACGCATGGGGCTCATGAAGTTTTTACAATGAAACACCGCATTGTTAAGTATTTAGTATCTGAAAAGGGCTTTACCAATCTAGTTTTAGAAGAGGGATGGGACAGGGCCTTGGAACTTGATCGATATGTTCTTACTGGTAAGGGAAACCCAAGCCAACATCTAACACCTGTATTTAAGACGAAAGAAATGCTAGATTTACTTGATTGGATTCGGCAATATAATGCTAATCCAAAACATAAATCGAAAGTACGTGTCATCGGGATGGACATTCAATCAGTAAACGAAAATGTTTATAATAATATAATAGAATATATTAAAGCAAACAACTCAAAACTGTTGCCTAGAGTAGAAGAGAAGATAAAAGGGCTTATTCCTGTAACAAAGGATATGAATACTTTTGAAAGCCTTACGAAAGAAGAAAAAGAAAAGTATGTTTTAGATGCTAAACAAATTAGTGCTTTATTAGAGGAAAATAAAAGCTATTTAAATGGGAAATCTAAAGAGTTTGCATGGATAAAGCAAAATGCTCGTATTATTGAACAGTTTACTACAATGTTAGCGACACCTCCTGATAAACCAGCGGATTTTTATTTGAAACATGATATTGCAATGTATGAAAATGCGAAGTGGACTGAAGAACATTTAGGAAAAACCATTGTATGGGGACATAATGGACACGTTTCGAAAACAAATATGCTTTCTTTTATATACCCTAAAGTAGCAGGGCAGCATTTAGCAGAATATTACGGAAAACGGTACGTATCTATTGGAACGTCAGTTTATGAAGGACAATATAATGTCAAGAATAGCGATGGTGAATTTGGCCCCTATGGAACATTAAAATCGGATGATCCAAACAGTTATAACTACATTTTTGGACAGGTCAAAAAAGATCAATTTTTTATTGATTTACGTAAGGCGAATGGCGTGACAAAAACTTGGTTAAACGAACAACATCCAATTTTCGCTGGAATAACTACCGAAGGGCCTGATATACCAAAAACTGTTGATATATCATTAGGTAAAGCATTTGATATACTTGTTCAAATTCAAAAAGTGAGTCCATCTCAAGTACATCAATAA